The Microplitis demolitor isolate Queensland-Clemson2020A chromosome 8, iyMicDemo2.1a, whole genome shotgun sequence genome has a segment encoding these proteins:
- the LOC103572423 gene encoding calcineurin B homologous protein 1 has protein sequence MGNKSSLLLREEEIAQIQEATGFTPNQIERLYSRFTSLDRGDCGTLSREDFLRIPELAINPLGERIVNAFFEESGNDRVNFLQFMQVLALFRPIKKNSPNRLNNRQEKLRFAFKMYDLDNDEMISKDELLAILHMMVGANISEEQLNSIVERTIVEADENGDNMISFEEFCKVLERTDVEQKMSIRFLS, from the exons atgggCAATAAATCAAGTCTGCTTTTGCGCGAGGAGGAAATTGCACAGATCCAAGAAGCCACTGGAT ttACTCCAAATCAAATAGAACGACTGTACAGCAGATTTACGAGCCTAGATCGGGGTGATTGTGGCACTCTGAGTCGGGAAGACTTCCTGAGGATTCCTGAGCTGGCTATAAACCCGCTAGGTGAAAGAATTGTCAATGCATTTTTCGAAGAAAGTGGAAATGACAGGgttaattttttgcaatttatgCAAGTACTTGCTCTATTTAggccgattaaaaaaaatagtccgaATAGGCTGAATAATAGGCAGGAAAAATTGAGAT ttgCCTTTAAAATGTATGACTTAGATAATGACGAAATGATCTCCAAAGATGAACTCTTAGCTATTTTGCATATGATGGTTGGTGCTAACATTAG TGAAGAACAACTCAATAGTATTGTGGAGAGGACGATTGTTGAAGCTGACGAGAACGGCGACAACATGATCTCGTTCGAGGAGTTCTGTAAAGTACTCGAGAGGACAGACGTCGAGCAGAAGATGTCTATACGTTTTCTTAGTTag
- the LOC103572422 gene encoding uncharacterized protein LOC103572422 isoform X4, which produces MEERMENMSPGRPNKTSSSSRKHKKRGNKRSNVNKVDSWCSEDQTDMSCDPVPGIDYAPMFWQQSAAVGPHVAPMRNGQRLFTTMSDPSFCGYSTVPVAYAMEPVSMPGIYPLYRPTPQPNYRPPRGRPRRNIPQHHPTHSQAHQGISNISNISGVANGYSSLQENRTSFSTLYQNGDYTSLPPSANNHIVTDGDDLNSEHRRYSDPGLGPADLPPYTNSEDSDSGGSSSSITTIGKNNKLVLSLVEQMTALREANSQMFKQLNETKLSLENVTTELGEIKQHASSDYQPGMLSDIISEIRQANKTLDETIDARINAIVEEKTRQKLLELDDLKEQLAKMTEQKAKGDRRIAKLEEEVASLKINASNNEGREIAAFEEETLALRRELQEARARNTAENRVAKRGLREEREEKNVTGNVIYQTGETGGGTA; this is translated from the exons ATGGAGGAGAG gATGGAGAACATGTCGCCTGGGAGACCAAACAAAACATCAAGTTCCTCGAggaaacataaaaaaagagGAAACAAAAGGAGCAACGTCAACAAGGTCGATAGCTGGTGCAGTGAAGATCAAACGGATATGAGTTGCGACCCGGTACCGGGTATTGATTACGCTCCGATGTTCTGGCAACAATCAGCAGCAGTTGGCCCTCATGTTGCACCGATGCGCAATGGCCAGAGACTCTTCACTACGATGTCCGATCCAAGTTTCTGCGGGTACTCTACAGTTCCCGTGGCCTATGCGATGGAACCCGTCTCGATGCCGGGGATCTATCCTCTGTACAGGCCGACTCCTCAGCCAAACTACCGACCACCGCGAGGCAGACCCAGGAGAAACATTCCCCAGCACCATCCGACCCATTCCCAGGCCCATCAGGGCATCAGCAACATCAGCAACATCAGCGGAGTCGCCAACGGGTACTCGAGTCTCCAGGAAAACAGGACCAGCTTCTCAACTTTGTACCAGAATGGAGACTACACTTCACTGCCTCCTTCTGCTAACAATCACATCGTCACTGACGGCGATGACTTGAATTCGGAGCACAGGAGGTACTCGGACCCAGGTCTAGGTCCTGCAGACCTGCCGCCTTACACCAACAGCGAGGACTCTGACAGCGGTGGCAGCTCCAGTTCTATCACGACTAtcgggaaaaataataaactcgtTCTTTCTTTAGTCGAGCAG ATGACTGCGCTAAGAGAAGCAAATAGCCAGATGTTTAAACAACTTAACGAAACAAAACTGTCATTAGAAAATGTAACTACGGAATTAGGTGAAATAAAACAACACGCGTCCTCAGATTATCAGCCAGGAATGTTATCag atATTATTAGCGAGATTCGACAAGCAAATAAAACGTTAGATGAAACAATCGATGCAAGAATAAACGCGATAGTTGAGGAGAAAACCCGACAAAAACTACTAGAGCTTGACGACCTCAAG GAACAACTGGCCAAAATGACCGAGCAAAAGGCCAAGGGAGACAGAAGGATTGCAAAGTTGGAGGAGGAGGTTGCTAGTCTTAAAATTAATGCCTCCAA CAATGAGGGTCGGGAGATCGCAGCCTTCGAAGAAGAGACACTGGCGCTGAGACGTGAGCTCCAAGAAGCACGGGCGAGAAACACTGCTGAGAATCGAGTGGCTAA ACGAGGATTAAGGGAAGAAAGAGAGGAAAAGAACGTAACCGGAAACGTGATTTATCAGACTGGAGAAACTGGTGGCGGTACTGCGTAA
- the LOC103572422 gene encoding uncharacterized protein LOC103572422 isoform X3: MEERMENMSPGRPNKTSSSSRKHKKRGNKRSNVNKVDSWCSEDQTDMSCDPVPGIDYAPMFWQQSAAVGPHVAPMRNGQRLFTTMSDPSFCGYSTVPVAYAMEPVSMPGIYPLYRPTPQPNYRPPRGRPRRNIPQHHPTHSQAHQGISNISNISGVANGYSSLQENRTSFSTLYQNGDYTSLPPSANNHIVTDGDDLNSEHRRYSDPGLGPADLPPYTNSEDSDSGGSSSSITTIGKNNKLVLSLVEQMTALREANSQMFKQLNETKLSLENVTTELGEIKQHASSDYQPGMLSDIISEIRQANKTLDETIDARINAIVEEKTRQKLLELDDLKEQLAKMTEQKAKGDRRIAKLEEEVASLKINASKLEKLVAVLRKKVSGLNITDHHHHRHRHQSVDSVDFSTPASVSSVSDALPHTTAELPDDDNGNNDNDNDDNSDDTESGHSIYSNNDSTISSSVSMGGPVTDL; encoded by the exons ATGGAGGAGAG gATGGAGAACATGTCGCCTGGGAGACCAAACAAAACATCAAGTTCCTCGAggaaacataaaaaaagagGAAACAAAAGGAGCAACGTCAACAAGGTCGATAGCTGGTGCAGTGAAGATCAAACGGATATGAGTTGCGACCCGGTACCGGGTATTGATTACGCTCCGATGTTCTGGCAACAATCAGCAGCAGTTGGCCCTCATGTTGCACCGATGCGCAATGGCCAGAGACTCTTCACTACGATGTCCGATCCAAGTTTCTGCGGGTACTCTACAGTTCCCGTGGCCTATGCGATGGAACCCGTCTCGATGCCGGGGATCTATCCTCTGTACAGGCCGACTCCTCAGCCAAACTACCGACCACCGCGAGGCAGACCCAGGAGAAACATTCCCCAGCACCATCCGACCCATTCCCAGGCCCATCAGGGCATCAGCAACATCAGCAACATCAGCGGAGTCGCCAACGGGTACTCGAGTCTCCAGGAAAACAGGACCAGCTTCTCAACTTTGTACCAGAATGGAGACTACACTTCACTGCCTCCTTCTGCTAACAATCACATCGTCACTGACGGCGATGACTTGAATTCGGAGCACAGGAGGTACTCGGACCCAGGTCTAGGTCCTGCAGACCTGCCGCCTTACACCAACAGCGAGGACTCTGACAGCGGTGGCAGCTCCAGTTCTATCACGACTAtcgggaaaaataataaactcgtTCTTTCTTTAGTCGAGCAG ATGACTGCGCTAAGAGAAGCAAATAGCCAGATGTTTAAACAACTTAACGAAACAAAACTGTCATTAGAAAATGTAACTACGGAATTAGGTGAAATAAAACAACACGCGTCCTCAGATTATCAGCCAGGAATGTTATCag atATTATTAGCGAGATTCGACAAGCAAATAAAACGTTAGATGAAACAATCGATGCAAGAATAAACGCGATAGTTGAGGAGAAAACCCGACAAAAACTACTAGAGCTTGACGACCTCAAG GAACAACTGGCCAAAATGACCGAGCAAAAGGCCAAGGGAGACAGAAGGATTGCAAAGTTGGAGGAGGAGGTTGCTAGTCTTAAAATTAATGCCTCCAA ACTGGAGAAACTGGTGGCGGTACTGCGTAAAAAGGTGAGCGGTCTCAACATCACcgatcatcatcaccatcgtCATCGTCATCAATCAGTAGACTCCGTGGATTTTTCGACTCCTGCATCAGTGTCGTCTGTCAGCGATGCGTTGCCTCACACTACTGCTGAGCTTCCCGATGATGATAATGGCAACAATGACAATGACAACGATGACAACAGCGACGATACCGAGTCCGGACATTCAATTTACAGCAACAATGACTCGACAATCAGCAGCAGCGTCAGCATGGGCGGTCCAGTTACAGatctttga
- the LOC103572422 gene encoding uncharacterized protein LOC103572422 isoform X2 encodes MEERMENMSPGRPNKTSSSSRKHKKRGNKRSNVNKVDSWCSEDQTDMSCDPVPGIDYAPMFWQQSAAVGPHVAPMRNGQRLFTTMSDPSFCGYSTVPVAYAMEPVSMPGIYPLYRPTPQPNYRPPRGRPRRNIPQHHPTHSQAHQGISNISNISGVANGYSSLQENRTSFSTLYQNGDYTSLPPSANNHIVTDGDDLNSEHRRYSDPGLGPADLPPYTNSEDSDSGGSSSSITTIGKNNKLVLSLVEQMTALREANSQMFKQLNETKLSLENVTTELGEIKQHASSDYQPGMLSDIISEIRQANKTLDETIDARINAIVEEKTRQKLLELDDLKEQLAKMTEQKAKGDRRIAKLEEEVASLKINASNNEGREIAAFEEETLALRRELQEARARNTAENRVAKLEKLVAVLRKKVSGLNITDHHHHRHRHQSVDSVDFSTPASVSSVSDALPHTTAELPDDDNGNNDNDNDDNSDDTESGHSIYSNNDSTISSSVSMGGPVTDL; translated from the exons ATGGAGGAGAG gATGGAGAACATGTCGCCTGGGAGACCAAACAAAACATCAAGTTCCTCGAggaaacataaaaaaagagGAAACAAAAGGAGCAACGTCAACAAGGTCGATAGCTGGTGCAGTGAAGATCAAACGGATATGAGTTGCGACCCGGTACCGGGTATTGATTACGCTCCGATGTTCTGGCAACAATCAGCAGCAGTTGGCCCTCATGTTGCACCGATGCGCAATGGCCAGAGACTCTTCACTACGATGTCCGATCCAAGTTTCTGCGGGTACTCTACAGTTCCCGTGGCCTATGCGATGGAACCCGTCTCGATGCCGGGGATCTATCCTCTGTACAGGCCGACTCCTCAGCCAAACTACCGACCACCGCGAGGCAGACCCAGGAGAAACATTCCCCAGCACCATCCGACCCATTCCCAGGCCCATCAGGGCATCAGCAACATCAGCAACATCAGCGGAGTCGCCAACGGGTACTCGAGTCTCCAGGAAAACAGGACCAGCTTCTCAACTTTGTACCAGAATGGAGACTACACTTCACTGCCTCCTTCTGCTAACAATCACATCGTCACTGACGGCGATGACTTGAATTCGGAGCACAGGAGGTACTCGGACCCAGGTCTAGGTCCTGCAGACCTGCCGCCTTACACCAACAGCGAGGACTCTGACAGCGGTGGCAGCTCCAGTTCTATCACGACTAtcgggaaaaataataaactcgtTCTTTCTTTAGTCGAGCAG ATGACTGCGCTAAGAGAAGCAAATAGCCAGATGTTTAAACAACTTAACGAAACAAAACTGTCATTAGAAAATGTAACTACGGAATTAGGTGAAATAAAACAACACGCGTCCTCAGATTATCAGCCAGGAATGTTATCag atATTATTAGCGAGATTCGACAAGCAAATAAAACGTTAGATGAAACAATCGATGCAAGAATAAACGCGATAGTTGAGGAGAAAACCCGACAAAAACTACTAGAGCTTGACGACCTCAAG GAACAACTGGCCAAAATGACCGAGCAAAAGGCCAAGGGAGACAGAAGGATTGCAAAGTTGGAGGAGGAGGTTGCTAGTCTTAAAATTAATGCCTCCAA CAATGAGGGTCGGGAGATCGCAGCCTTCGAAGAAGAGACACTGGCGCTGAGACGTGAGCTCCAAGAAGCACGGGCGAGAAACACTGCTGAGAATCGAGTGGCTAA ACTGGAGAAACTGGTGGCGGTACTGCGTAAAAAGGTGAGCGGTCTCAACATCACcgatcatcatcaccatcgtCATCGTCATCAATCAGTAGACTCCGTGGATTTTTCGACTCCTGCATCAGTGTCGTCTGTCAGCGATGCGTTGCCTCACACTACTGCTGAGCTTCCCGATGATGATAATGGCAACAATGACAATGACAACGATGACAACAGCGACGATACCGAGTCCGGACATTCAATTTACAGCAACAATGACTCGACAATCAGCAGCAGCGTCAGCATGGGCGGTCCAGTTACAGatctttga
- the LOC103572425 gene encoding silk gland factor 1: MTMLQSQKLYSEAGSLGNAMTSATMSSMGSMAPTYSSINSMGCVSMGMTMGVGPSCSPQGASGFNMSTMSPMGMASMGGGGMGGYGSAAMGGGGACMTPVGYVGGTPTSRDPLSLAEPDSPNSALQRARNDKSYRRNYTHAKPPYSYISLITMAIQNAPSKMLTLAEIYQFIMDLFPFYRTNQQRWQNSIRHSLSFNDCFVKVARTPDKPGKGSFWTLHPESGNMFENGCYLRRQKRFKDEKKEQARQTTKHQHPHHSGGATGHSSPTSHDLGHAGKKTGSSLHHTVTHQSDDKDLHSLVSSHHHHATGLHQHHGGIKSDANDIGGLLGPDLGATHDELAAMVGRSLHPHLLSDPTALHHGMAGSLKQEPPYTAANHPFSITRLLPGETAATSPGAQDRKHPDLKMYEQLHQSYANYGSPHHHPHSGPPSHHHHNGMHSGPNSVATMHNMSNHHQDYYQPPLYHHATSVSSSSVPPTVSSSAAPGL; this comes from the coding sequence ATGACAATGCTTCAGTCGCAAAAACTGTACAGCGAGGCTGGTAGCCTCGGTAACGCCATGACCAGCGCGACTATGTCAAGTATGGGCAGCATGGCGCCAACGTACAGTTCTATTAACTCAATGGGTTGTGTGTCGATGGGTATGACCATGGGTGTTGGTCCCAGTTGCAGCCCGCAGGGGGCCAGTGGGTTTAACATGAGTACGATGAGTCCCATGGGAATGGCATCTATGGGAGGTGGTGGAATGGGTGGCTATGGAAGCGCCGCGATGGGCGGTGGAGGCGCCTGCATGACTCCCGTCGGATACGTCGGCGGGACTCCGACGTCTCGCGATCCTCTGTCTCTTGCTGAGCCGGACTCACCAAACTCGGCGCTTCAACGTGCGCGTAATGACAAATCATACAGACGTAATTACACTCATGCAAAACCTCCATACTCTTATATAAGTCTCATAACCATGGCAATACAAAATGCCCCTTCAAAGATGCTTACACTAGCtgaaatttatcaattcatAATGGATCTCTTTCCCTTCTACCGAACGAATCAGCAGCGTTGGCAAAATTCAATCAGGCATTCTCTCAGCTTCAACGACTGCTTTGTCAAAGTCGCCCGGACTCCTGACAAACCCGGAAAGGGCTCATTCTGGACTCTGCACCCCGAGAGCGGCAACATGTTCGAGAACGGATGCTATCTGCGTCGTCAAAAACGATTCAAAGACGAGAAGAAAGAGCAGGCGAGACAAACAACGAAGCACCAGCACCCACATCATTCTGGGGGTGCTACTGGTCACAGCAGTCCTACGTCTCACGATCTCGGTCACGCAGGTAAAAAAACCGGGTCATCACTTCATCATACCGTAACTCATCAATCTGATGATAAAGATCTCCATTCACTCGTATCCTCGCATCACCATCATGCGACGGGACTTCATCAACATCACGGCGGCATTAAAAGTGACGCTAATGATATTGGTGGTTTATTAGGACCGGACCTGGGCGCCACACACGACGAGTTGGCTGCCATGGTAGGCCGCAGTCTTCATCCTCATCTACTCAGCGACCCAACGGCTCTTCACCACGGGATGGCAGGCAGTTTGAAGCAGGAGCCGCCTTACACCGCTGCAAATCATCCCTTCAGTATCACGAGGTTACTTCCGGGTGAGACAGCAGCAACATCTCCTGGTGCCCAGGACAGAAAGCACCCGGATCTAAAGATGTACGAGCAATTGCACCAAAGTTACGCCAACTACGGCTCGCCACATCACCACCCGCACTCGGGGCCACCTTCTCACCATCATCACAACGGAATGCACTCCGGTCCCAACTCAGTCGCTACCATGCACAACATGTCGAATCATCACCAAGACTACTACCAGCCACCGCTGTACCACCACGCGACCAGCGTCTCCAGCAGCAGCGTACCACCCACCGTCTCTTCATCAGCGGCACCAGGATTGTGA
- the LOC103572422 gene encoding uncharacterized protein LOC103572422 isoform X1 — MEERMENMSPGRPNKTSSSSRKHKKRGNKRSNVNKVDSWCSEDQTDMSCDPVPGIDYAPMFWQQSAAVGPHVAPMRNGQRLFTTMSDPSFCGYSTVPVAYAMEPVSMPGIYPLYRPTPQPNYRPPRGRPRRNIPQHHPTHSQAHQGISNISNISGVANGYSSLQENRTSFSTLYQNGDYTSLPPSANNHIVTDGDDLNSEHRRYSDPGLGPADLPPYTNSEDSDSGGSSSSITTIGKNNKLVLSLVEQMTALREANSQMFKQLNETKLSLENVTTELGEIKQHASSDYQPGMLSDIISEIRQANKTLDETIDARINAIVEEKTRQKLLELDDLKEQLAKMTEQKAKGDRRIAKLEEEVASLKINASNNEGREIAAFEEETLALRRELQEARARNTAENRVAKCVEASSITRSIASLTFNSPCITTSTPVRTNFHELKSSSSIAPVTTSSSTSSDSSPSPLSPSDSSRNLESIGADQLDEDWEWKKGSTEATGTLDRLTEPPSHDDKINEKLDSENKEIKELIADNNYWKNSRGSLTSMRPDQREAFERLLHFHFERNSVTTGHNFHRTAVVRRKSDGTNSFKKISKFPCLRAVSTSSLPSIPDPNPEEKKSEASDGSHPASEAQEKHEGIEVPDVVVVPGKSVVPKNLCSTRILTSSVLKAPSRATFTTAYI, encoded by the exons ATGGAGGAGAG gATGGAGAACATGTCGCCTGGGAGACCAAACAAAACATCAAGTTCCTCGAggaaacataaaaaaagagGAAACAAAAGGAGCAACGTCAACAAGGTCGATAGCTGGTGCAGTGAAGATCAAACGGATATGAGTTGCGACCCGGTACCGGGTATTGATTACGCTCCGATGTTCTGGCAACAATCAGCAGCAGTTGGCCCTCATGTTGCACCGATGCGCAATGGCCAGAGACTCTTCACTACGATGTCCGATCCAAGTTTCTGCGGGTACTCTACAGTTCCCGTGGCCTATGCGATGGAACCCGTCTCGATGCCGGGGATCTATCCTCTGTACAGGCCGACTCCTCAGCCAAACTACCGACCACCGCGAGGCAGACCCAGGAGAAACATTCCCCAGCACCATCCGACCCATTCCCAGGCCCATCAGGGCATCAGCAACATCAGCAACATCAGCGGAGTCGCCAACGGGTACTCGAGTCTCCAGGAAAACAGGACCAGCTTCTCAACTTTGTACCAGAATGGAGACTACACTTCACTGCCTCCTTCTGCTAACAATCACATCGTCACTGACGGCGATGACTTGAATTCGGAGCACAGGAGGTACTCGGACCCAGGTCTAGGTCCTGCAGACCTGCCGCCTTACACCAACAGCGAGGACTCTGACAGCGGTGGCAGCTCCAGTTCTATCACGACTAtcgggaaaaataataaactcgtTCTTTCTTTAGTCGAGCAG ATGACTGCGCTAAGAGAAGCAAATAGCCAGATGTTTAAACAACTTAACGAAACAAAACTGTCATTAGAAAATGTAACTACGGAATTAGGTGAAATAAAACAACACGCGTCCTCAGATTATCAGCCAGGAATGTTATCag atATTATTAGCGAGATTCGACAAGCAAATAAAACGTTAGATGAAACAATCGATGCAAGAATAAACGCGATAGTTGAGGAGAAAACCCGACAAAAACTACTAGAGCTTGACGACCTCAAG GAACAACTGGCCAAAATGACCGAGCAAAAGGCCAAGGGAGACAGAAGGATTGCAAAGTTGGAGGAGGAGGTTGCTAGTCTTAAAATTAATGCCTCCAA CAATGAGGGTCGGGAGATCGCAGCCTTCGAAGAAGAGACACTGGCGCTGAGACGTGAGCTCCAAGAAGCACGGGCGAGAAACACTGCTGAGAATCGAGTGGCTAAGTGCGTAGAAGCATCATCGATAACGAGATCTATTGCGTCTTTAACTTTCAATTCACCCTGTATAACAACCAGCACCCCCGTGCGTACCAACTTCCACGAGCTCAAAAGCTCCAGTTCCATTGCTCCAGTCACCACTTCATCCTCAACTTCGTCTGACTCATCTCCCTCACCTTTATCCCCATCCGACTCGTCGAGGAACCTGGAGAGCATCGGCGCAGATCAGCTTGACGAAGACTGGGAGTGGAAAAAAGGATCCACTGAGGCCACTGGTACCTTGGACCGGCTTACAGAGCCGCCCAGCCACGATGACAAGATCAATGAAAAGCTAGACAGTGAAAACAAGGAGATCAAAGAATTGATTgctgataataattactggAAAAATTCTAGAGGCTCTCTCACATCAATGCGCCCGGATCAAAGGGAAGCTTTCGAACGATTGTTGCATTTTCACTTTGAAAGAAACTCTGTGACAACAGGCCACAATTTTCATCGCACAGCGGTAGTACGTCGCAAAAGCGACGGCacaaatagttttaaaaaaatttcaaaatttccttGTTTGAGAGCCGTCTCCACGAGTTCCCTTCCCTCCATACCAGACCCCAATCCTGAAGAAAAAAAGTCCGAAGCCAGCGACGGCAGTCATCCAGCGTCCGAAGCTCAGGAGAAACACGAGGGCATCGAGGTACCGGACGTCGTTGTGGTTCCTGGAAAATCAGTGGTACCTAAAAATTTGTGCTCGACGAGAATCCTGACATCCAGTGTCCTCAAAGCACCTTCACGCGCCACTTTTACCACCGCCTATATTTAG